A window of the Myxococcus fulvus genome harbors these coding sequences:
- a CDS encoding HEAT repeat domain-containing protein encodes MSDDLARARREARPDNLSSLRRLDAELVRAEVLWEGRTAREWLALYVDPEGPEEAQEHVFDAGLGLVPALLEMLESSPSEQWRESAKERQLGCLSMLSAVKPEPTGVVPALLFLLKAPSARVRRETLSLMAKLRPRPTAAVLRAVFACLEDPRDMEVRARAAQVLAGLSGAVPPRVRAMALTLLGDSQMWIRRFALVVLERVSPPDAGLVVPLEQQLLLDDDNRMEMLRALWVHAPERALRLLVEEAGNARERPGERSIRFESGVRAISLLGSCGVRAVSVVPDLLRLRNGSWAQVFIDAAIDDILRDELRGRTYPPVSGVPSALVEALRAKLPASLSAEERPADVLVRWAIACAGQGTEARVRMMLAAARRVMRHSDDEHPEDDGPRRGLAAIEDWVCAPTEEAARRARRDSNLHPSQMSTPAAYAAVWALANGSRCIPLSGPVSLEESDTHDRALRACLSAASRALSVSTWGTGEFGTSTRAQGSLSPSEGVRALQRAIQEEVLPWALGTWDPVRDVRRERRRLGESVLSAP; translated from the coding sequence ATGAGTGACGACCTGGCGCGGGCGCGGCGGGAAGCCCGTCCCGACAACCTCTCCTCGCTCCGGCGGCTGGATGCGGAGCTCGTGCGCGCGGAGGTCCTTTGGGAGGGGCGGACGGCGCGCGAGTGGTTGGCTTTGTACGTCGACCCCGAGGGGCCCGAGGAGGCGCAGGAGCACGTCTTCGATGCGGGGTTGGGATTGGTTCCGGCGTTGTTGGAGATGTTGGAGTCGAGCCCGTCGGAGCAGTGGCGTGAGTCCGCGAAGGAGCGTCAGCTCGGGTGTCTGAGCATGTTGTCGGCGGTGAAGCCGGAGCCCACGGGCGTTGTCCCCGCGTTGCTCTTCCTGTTGAAGGCACCGAGTGCCCGGGTGCGCCGGGAGACGCTGTCATTGATGGCGAAGCTGCGCCCGCGGCCCACAGCGGCGGTGCTTCGCGCTGTCTTCGCGTGCCTGGAGGACCCGCGGGACATGGAGGTCCGTGCTCGCGCGGCGCAGGTCCTCGCGGGGCTGTCGGGGGCCGTGCCGCCTCGGGTGCGAGCTATGGCGCTCACTCTGTTGGGGGATTCGCAGATGTGGATCCGCCGCTTCGCGCTCGTGGTTCTGGAGCGGGTGTCTCCTCCGGATGCGGGGCTGGTCGTTCCCTTGGAGCAGCAGCTCCTGCTCGACGATGACAACCGGATGGAGATGCTGCGTGCCTTGTGGGTGCACGCGCCCGAGCGTGCTCTGCGGTTGTTGGTCGAGGAGGCAGGGAATGCGCGGGAGCGGCCGGGTGAGCGCTCGATTCGATTCGAGTCGGGTGTGCGTGCCATCTCCCTGTTGGGAAGTTGTGGGGTACGGGCTGTGTCCGTGGTGCCGGACTTGTTGCGGCTGCGGAATGGCTCGTGGGCGCAGGTCTTCATCGACGCGGCGATTGACGACATCCTCCGTGACGAGCTCCGGGGGCGCACGTACCCGCCGGTCTCGGGTGTTCCCTCGGCCCTGGTCGAGGCGCTTCGCGCGAAGCTGCCTGCGTCGTTGAGTGCAGAGGAGCGTCCCGCGGATGTGCTCGTTCGTTGGGCGATTGCGTGCGCGGGGCAGGGAACGGAGGCGCGGGTGCGGATGATGCTCGCCGCCGCGCGTCGGGTCATGAGGCACTCGGATGATGAGCATCCCGAAGACGATGGGCCGCGTCGCGGCCTCGCCGCCATCGAGGATTGGGTATGTGCCCCGACGGAAGAGGCGGCTCGTCGAGCGCGTCGTGATTCGAATCTCCACCCCAGTCAGATGTCCACGCCCGCGGCCTACGCCGCGGTCTGGGCGCTGGCGAACGGTTCACGTTGCATCCCGCTGTCCGGCCCGGTGTCTCTGGAAGAGAGCGATACGCATGACCGGGCGCTGAGAGCGTGCCTCTCCGCGGCGAGCCGGGCTTTGTCGGTGTCGACCTGGGGCACTGGCGAATTCGGGACGAGCACCCGTGCCCAGGGGAGTCTGTCTCCATCAGAGGGCGTGCGAGCCCTTCAGCGTGCCATCCAGGAGGAAGTCCTCCCGTGGGCCCTGGGCACGTGGGACCCGGTCCGCGACGTGCGGCGCGAGCGGCGTCGCCTTGGCGAATCAGTGCTCAGTGCTCCGTGA
- a CDS encoding sodium:solute symporter produces the protein MTLLDWGVLVGTIVFIVAWGMWKSRGAKNTEEYLRGARELKWPTIGLAVMATQASAITFLSVPGQAYEDGMRFVQFYFGLPFAMILISAVFVPIYYRLNVITAYQYLESRFDLKTRLFGAFLFLVQRGLAAGITIYAPSIILSTILGWALEPTVVAMGALVILYTVTGGSNAVSQTQKQQMVVMMGGMVVAALVILWRLPSHVSFGDAVDVAGAFGRMNVVSFDFNVQDRYNFWSGLTGGFFLALSYFGTDQSQVGRYLTGRSITESRLGLLFNGVLKIPMQFLILFVGILVFVFYQFSTPPLLFNETLGERMRGSGQAAEYAALETKWEEVQSSKRAEVERYLSAGDEASRTGVREALRAAAGEASQVRKDAKALVTRALPGAETKDSDYIFIGFVKRWLPSGLFGLLIAVILSAAMSSIASELNALGATTTVDFYRRVFRPEASDRHVLIASKLFTVFWGLVAVGFATFASLLDNLIQAVNILGSIFYGTVLGIFLVAFFLKFVRGHAVFTAAVISQATVIGLFMLSDIGYLWYNVIGCALVVALSLVAQSVLPRGPEAASASGA, from the coding sequence GTGACGTTGCTCGACTGGGGTGTGCTCGTCGGGACGATTGTGTTCATCGTCGCGTGGGGGATGTGGAAGTCGCGGGGCGCGAAGAACACGGAGGAGTACCTCCGGGGCGCTCGCGAGCTGAAGTGGCCGACCATCGGTCTGGCGGTGATGGCCACGCAGGCCAGCGCCATCACCTTCCTCTCCGTTCCGGGACAGGCCTACGAAGACGGGATGCGCTTCGTGCAGTTCTACTTCGGACTGCCGTTCGCGATGATTCTCATCAGCGCGGTCTTCGTCCCCATCTACTACCGGCTGAACGTCATCACGGCGTACCAGTACCTGGAGTCGCGCTTCGACTTGAAGACGCGCCTGTTCGGCGCCTTCCTGTTCCTGGTGCAGCGCGGGCTGGCGGCGGGCATCACCATCTACGCGCCGTCCATCATCCTCTCCACGATTCTGGGCTGGGCGTTGGAGCCCACGGTGGTGGCGATGGGGGCGTTGGTCATCCTCTACACGGTGACGGGCGGCTCGAACGCGGTCAGCCAGACGCAGAAGCAGCAGATGGTGGTGATGATGGGCGGCATGGTGGTGGCCGCGCTGGTCATCCTCTGGCGGCTGCCCTCGCACGTGTCGTTCGGTGACGCGGTGGACGTGGCGGGCGCGTTCGGTCGGATGAACGTGGTGAGCTTCGACTTCAACGTGCAGGACCGTTACAACTTCTGGTCCGGGCTCACGGGCGGCTTCTTCCTGGCGCTGTCGTACTTCGGCACGGACCAGTCGCAGGTGGGGCGTTATCTCACGGGGCGCTCCATCACCGAGAGCCGGCTGGGGTTGTTATTCAACGGCGTGCTGAAGATTCCGATGCAGTTCCTGATTCTCTTCGTCGGAATCCTCGTCTTCGTCTTCTACCAGTTCAGCACGCCGCCCCTGCTGTTCAACGAGACGCTGGGCGAGCGGATGCGCGGCTCCGGGCAGGCGGCGGAGTACGCGGCGCTGGAGACGAAGTGGGAAGAGGTGCAGTCGAGCAAGCGCGCGGAGGTGGAGCGGTACCTGTCGGCGGGGGACGAGGCTTCGCGCACGGGCGTGCGTGAGGCGCTGCGTGCGGCGGCGGGGGAGGCGAGCCAGGTCCGCAAGGACGCCAAGGCGCTGGTGACGCGGGCGCTGCCTGGGGCGGAGACGAAGGACTCGGACTACATCTTCATCGGCTTCGTGAAGCGGTGGCTGCCCAGTGGACTGTTCGGCCTGCTCATCGCGGTCATCTTGTCCGCGGCGATGAGCTCCATCGCGAGTGAGCTCAATGCGCTGGGGGCGACGACGACGGTGGACTTCTACCGGCGGGTGTTCCGTCCGGAGGCGTCGGACCGGCACGTGCTCATCGCGTCGAAGCTGTTCACGGTGTTCTGGGGCTTGGTGGCGGTGGGGTTCGCGACGTTCGCGTCCCTGCTCGACAACCTCATCCAGGCGGTGAACATCCTGGGCTCGATTTTCTACGGGACGGTGCTGGGCATCTTCCTGGTCGCGTTCTTCCTCAAGTTCGTGCGCGGGCATGCGGTCTTCACCGCGGCGGTCATCTCGCAGGCGACGGTGATTGGGCTCTTCATGCTCAGTGACATCGGCTACCTCTGGTACAACGTCATCGGCTGCGCGCTTGTCGTGGCGCTGAGTCTGGTGGCGCAGTCGGTGCTGCCGCGCGGGCCGGAGGCCGCTTCGGCTTCGGGGGCCTGA
- a CDS encoding PIG-L family deacetylase, with product MRTLLTFGMTLAMSLGIGTTAFAQTPRQPHAGEIAAGLRRLGVTGSVLYVAAHPDDENTRFLAWLVGERGLRAGYLSLTRGDGGQNLIGTEQDELLGLIRTYELLAARRVDGAEQYFTRARDFGYTKSADEALRIWGHDAVLADVVLAIRRFQPDVIVTRFNTKPPNHGHHTASALLAAEAFKAAADPARFPEQLSLVKPWKADRLLHNVSTWSLKPDADMSAYLKVDVGGYDALLGRSWGEISAESRSQHKSQGFGVPAERGPLLEYFQPLDGARPRADVFEGLELSWRRWKGTENVALAVEEARKGFDARAPYRSVPALLKVHEALSALPDEHPWKAVKLRETEALVAACAGLFLEARAAEATGTPGASVAVTLHALNRSPAALKLVSVTLPGGERVAVDSVLAEHAPLKLEKKVALPEDAAVTTPYWLRKPVSGGMFALDDADRALTGLPEAGPAMSVSFVYEAAGRRITVTRPVVHVWTDPVRGELYRAFEVVPAVTATLERDRVMFPNGAARSVAVVLSAGRGDVSGKARLELPQGWRSEPAEHAFQFATRGDARTVHFKVTPPKGATEKGRLRVVVDVGGRAESWRVRTVSYEHLPPLAVRQDSEATLVPFALATKVKRLGYIPGPGDKVAESLAAVGYEVTVLPEERLDSEKLERFDAILVGVRAFNANPRLAVHRERLLDYVKQGGRLVVQYNTNSRVGPLAAFVGPYPLEIGRERVTDETAVMTPVSAAEPLLRAPNRLTSADFDGWVQERGLYFASKWDDKYRPVFAMNDAGEEPLKGSLLVARHGKGVFVYTGLAFFRQLPAGVPGAYRLLANVLAQ from the coding sequence ATGCGAACCCTGCTCACCTTTGGCATGACGCTGGCCATGAGCCTTGGAATCGGGACCACGGCTTTCGCGCAGACACCTCGACAACCGCACGCGGGAGAAATCGCGGCGGGCCTGCGACGCCTCGGCGTGACGGGCAGCGTGCTCTACGTCGCGGCCCACCCGGACGACGAGAACACGCGCTTCCTCGCCTGGCTCGTCGGAGAGCGCGGCCTGCGCGCGGGCTACCTCTCGCTCACGCGCGGCGATGGCGGACAGAACCTCATCGGCACCGAGCAGGACGAGCTGCTCGGGCTCATCCGCACCTATGAGCTGCTCGCCGCGCGCCGCGTGGACGGCGCCGAGCAGTACTTCACCCGCGCGCGGGACTTCGGCTACACGAAGTCCGCCGACGAGGCGCTGCGCATCTGGGGACACGACGCGGTGCTGGCGGACGTGGTGCTCGCCATCCGCCGCTTCCAGCCGGACGTCATCGTCACGCGCTTCAACACGAAGCCGCCCAACCACGGACACCACACCGCGTCCGCGCTGCTCGCCGCCGAGGCCTTCAAGGCCGCCGCGGACCCCGCGCGCTTCCCGGAGCAGCTGTCGCTGGTGAAGCCTTGGAAGGCGGACCGGCTGCTGCACAACGTTTCCACCTGGAGCCTGAAGCCGGACGCGGACATGTCCGCCTACCTCAAGGTGGACGTGGGCGGGTACGACGCGCTGCTCGGGCGCTCATGGGGAGAAATCTCCGCGGAGAGCCGCAGTCAGCACAAGAGCCAGGGCTTCGGGGTCCCCGCCGAGCGCGGTCCGCTGCTGGAGTACTTCCAGCCGCTGGACGGCGCGCGCCCCAGGGCCGACGTCTTCGAGGGGCTGGAGCTGTCCTGGCGCCGCTGGAAGGGCACGGAGAACGTGGCCCTCGCGGTGGAGGAGGCGCGGAAGGGCTTCGATGCGCGCGCGCCGTATCGCTCGGTGCCCGCGCTGCTGAAGGTGCACGAGGCGCTGTCCGCGCTGCCGGACGAGCACCCGTGGAAGGCCGTGAAGCTGCGCGAGACGGAGGCGCTGGTGGCCGCGTGCGCGGGGCTGTTCCTGGAGGCGCGGGCCGCGGAGGCCACGGGCACGCCGGGCGCGTCGGTGGCGGTGACGCTGCACGCGCTGAACCGCTCGCCCGCGGCGCTCAAGCTGGTGAGCGTGACGCTGCCGGGTGGAGAGCGCGTGGCGGTGGACTCGGTGCTCGCGGAGCACGCGCCGCTGAAGCTGGAGAAGAAGGTCGCCCTGCCCGAGGACGCGGCTGTCACCACGCCGTACTGGCTGCGCAAGCCTGTCTCCGGAGGAATGTTCGCGCTGGACGACGCGGACCGCGCGCTGACGGGGCTGCCCGAGGCGGGGCCGGCGATGTCGGTGTCGTTCGTGTACGAGGCCGCGGGTCGGCGCATCACGGTGACGCGGCCGGTGGTGCACGTGTGGACGGACCCGGTGCGCGGGGAGCTGTACCGCGCGTTCGAGGTCGTCCCCGCCGTCACGGCGACGCTGGAGCGCGACAGGGTGATGTTCCCCAACGGCGCGGCGCGGTCGGTGGCGGTGGTCCTGAGCGCGGGGCGCGGGGACGTGAGCGGCAAGGCGCGGCTGGAGCTGCCGCAGGGATGGCGCTCGGAGCCCGCGGAGCATGCGTTCCAGTTCGCCACGCGCGGTGATGCGCGCACCGTGCACTTCAAGGTGACGCCGCCCAAGGGCGCGACGGAGAAGGGGCGCCTGCGCGTCGTTGTCGACGTGGGCGGGCGCGCCGAGTCATGGCGGGTGAGGACCGTGTCCTACGAGCACCTGCCTCCCCTGGCGGTGCGGCAGGACTCGGAGGCCACGCTGGTTCCCTTCGCGCTGGCGACGAAGGTGAAGCGGCTGGGCTACATCCCCGGCCCGGGTGACAAGGTGGCGGAGAGCCTGGCGGCGGTGGGCTACGAGGTGACGGTGCTGCCCGAGGAGCGGCTGGACTCGGAGAAGCTGGAGCGCTTCGACGCCATCCTCGTCGGCGTGCGGGCCTTCAACGCGAACCCGCGGCTCGCGGTGCACCGGGAGCGACTGCTCGACTACGTGAAGCAGGGTGGGCGCCTGGTGGTGCAGTACAACACCAACAGCCGCGTGGGGCCGCTGGCGGCCTTCGTGGGGCCGTACCCGCTGGAGATTGGCCGCGAGCGCGTGACGGACGAGACGGCGGTGATGACGCCGGTGTCGGCGGCCGAGCCGCTGTTGCGCGCACCCAACCGGCTGACGTCCGCGGACTTCGACGGCTGGGTGCAGGAGCGCGGGCTGTACTTCGCGTCGAAGTGGGACGACAAGTACCGCCCGGTGTTCGCGATGAACGACGCGGGCGAGGAGCCGCTGAAGGGCTCGTTGCTCGTCGCGCGTCACGGCAAGGGCGTGTTCGTCTACACGGGCCTGGCCTTCTTCCGTCAGCTTCCCGCCGGGGTCCCCGGCGCCTACCGCCTCCTGGCGAACGTCCTCGCGCAATGA
- the bshC gene encoding bacillithiol biosynthesis cysteine-adding enzyme BshC gives MTPSFPTAWLQGDPRALAFLPDRFRHRAARAEAAAAASTRSVPPALLEVLRAQNARLAPSPARARHLEELAQPGTTVVVTGQQMGLFLGPLFTLYKAAAAIVAARKLREETGRPCVPVFWLQTEDHDLPEVDHCFVASPRGARCRVSLDLPDAALSRAPIAHQKLGPGVIKALESLRAELGAEPQAEEHLSLLEWAYRPEATLAEAFTEVLSTLFAEEGLVFLDPRDARLAPLAAPIHRLSLEHASSISAALTQRVEELTRAGFSEQVYIRPGAPLGFFSPDEVDGARYRLDPTGPETWNLVGHPRGATVTTAQLLRALEHEPLRFTTSALLRPLLQDTWLPTAAYVGGPGEVSYFAQLAPLYAHAGLPMPLVVPRARFRVLDDRARRLLHKLGLTADEAGQPREALLTKLATRDAAEPYEPAGTVEARLFGAFSAELDALGESMLKLDPRLLDALKRTRGTVRAAVSRLSARYGRALALRDEVTTERVDRLRAMLLPEGAPQERIHGMAYHACRFGTRAFTRQVLDACIPFSGDLQDLMP, from the coding sequence GTGACGCCCTCGTTTCCCACCGCGTGGCTCCAGGGAGACCCACGCGCGCTCGCCTTCCTGCCCGACCGCTTCCGCCACCGCGCCGCTCGCGCGGAGGCCGCGGCCGCTGCCTCCACCCGCTCCGTCCCGCCCGCGCTGCTCGAGGTGCTGCGGGCCCAGAACGCCCGGCTGGCGCCGAGCCCCGCCAGGGCTCGTCATCTGGAGGAGCTCGCCCAGCCCGGCACCACCGTGGTGGTGACGGGCCAACAGATGGGGCTGTTCCTCGGCCCCCTCTTCACGCTCTACAAGGCCGCCGCCGCCATCGTCGCCGCCCGAAAACTCCGGGAAGAAACCGGCCGCCCTTGTGTTCCCGTCTTCTGGCTCCAGACCGAGGACCACGACCTGCCGGAGGTCGACCACTGTTTCGTCGCGAGCCCGAGAGGCGCGCGATGTCGCGTGTCGCTCGACCTCCCCGACGCGGCCCTCTCACGCGCGCCCATCGCCCACCAGAAACTGGGCCCCGGGGTCATCAAGGCCCTGGAGTCGCTGCGCGCGGAGCTGGGCGCGGAGCCCCAGGCCGAGGAGCACCTCTCCCTGCTCGAGTGGGCCTACCGCCCCGAAGCGACGCTCGCGGAGGCCTTCACCGAAGTGCTCTCCACCCTCTTCGCCGAAGAGGGGCTGGTGTTCCTCGACCCGCGGGACGCGCGCCTCGCGCCGCTGGCCGCGCCCATCCACCGGCTCTCGCTGGAGCACGCGTCCAGCATCTCCGCCGCGCTCACCCAGCGCGTGGAGGAGCTGACCCGCGCGGGCTTCTCCGAGCAGGTCTACATCCGCCCCGGCGCGCCGCTGGGCTTCTTCTCCCCGGACGAGGTCGACGGCGCGCGCTACCGGCTGGACCCCACGGGCCCGGAAACGTGGAACCTCGTGGGCCACCCGCGCGGCGCCACCGTCACCACGGCACAGCTGCTGCGCGCGCTGGAGCACGAGCCCCTGCGCTTCACCACCTCCGCGCTCCTGCGCCCGCTGCTCCAGGACACGTGGCTGCCCACCGCCGCGTACGTCGGCGGCCCGGGCGAGGTCTCCTACTTCGCGCAGCTGGCGCCGCTCTACGCGCACGCGGGCCTGCCCATGCCGCTCGTGGTGCCGCGCGCGCGCTTCCGGGTGCTCGATGACCGCGCCCGCAGGCTGCTCCACAAGCTGGGCCTCACCGCGGACGAGGCGGGCCAGCCGCGTGAGGCGCTCCTGACGAAGCTGGCCACGCGCGACGCGGCCGAACCCTACGAGCCCGCCGGCACCGTGGAGGCGCGGCTGTTCGGCGCGTTCTCCGCCGAACTGGACGCGCTGGGCGAGTCGATGCTGAAGCTGGACCCGCGGCTGTTGGACGCGCTCAAGCGCACGCGCGGCACCGTGCGCGCGGCGGTGTCACGCTTGTCGGCCCGCTACGGCCGGGCGCTCGCGCTGCGCGACGAGGTCACCACCGAGCGCGTGGACCGGCTGCGCGCCATGCTGCTTCCGGAGGGCGCGCCGCAGGAGCGCATCCACGGCATGGCCTACCACGCGTGTCGCTTCGGCACGCGGGCCTTCACCCGCCAGGTGCTCGACGCCTGCATCCCCTTCTCCGGCGACCTCCAGGACCTGATGCCATGA
- the bshB1 gene encoding bacillithiol biosynthesis deacetylase BshB1, which translates to MSASGATYGLEALAFGPHPDDVELFCGGLMAKLSSQGHRTGIIDLSRGEKSSRGTLESRAEETLAASRVLGLSVRENLELPDGWLNPWAGFEAPEAERVRASAVARVVEVLRRLRPELVIVPWEEERHPDHEAASALVTRALFFSGVRKFETEPPGAAFTPRQVLYYPLRHLAEPSFVVDVSSIYETKTAAVRCYASQVEPRLGAPATLVGSPLSLSSLEARDRFYGAQVGVAHGEPYVVRETLGLIDPVEHFRRNSFEKPLFFPHRR; encoded by the coding sequence ATGAGCGCGAGCGGCGCGACGTACGGGCTGGAGGCGCTGGCCTTCGGCCCCCACCCGGACGACGTGGAGCTGTTCTGCGGCGGGCTGATGGCGAAGCTGTCGAGCCAGGGCCACCGCACCGGCATCATCGACCTGTCCCGAGGCGAGAAGAGCTCACGCGGCACGCTCGAGTCGCGTGCCGAGGAGACTTTGGCCGCCTCGCGGGTGCTGGGCCTGTCCGTGCGCGAGAACCTGGAGCTGCCCGACGGCTGGCTCAACCCGTGGGCCGGGTTCGAGGCGCCGGAGGCCGAGCGCGTGCGCGCGTCCGCCGTCGCGCGCGTGGTGGAGGTGCTGCGCAGGCTGCGCCCGGAGCTGGTCATCGTCCCGTGGGAGGAGGAGCGCCACCCGGACCACGAGGCCGCGAGCGCCCTGGTGACGCGCGCGCTGTTCTTCTCCGGCGTGCGCAAGTTCGAGACCGAGCCTCCCGGCGCGGCCTTCACGCCGCGGCAGGTCCTCTACTATCCGCTGCGCCACCTGGCCGAGCCGAGCTTCGTGGTGGACGTGTCCTCCATCTACGAGACCAAGACGGCGGCCGTGCGCTGCTACGCGAGTCAGGTGGAACCCCGCCTGGGCGCCCCCGCCACGCTGGTGGGCTCCCCGCTGTCGCTCTCCTCCCTGGAGGCGAGGGACCGCTTCTACGGCGCCCAGGTCGGCGTGGCCCATGGCGAGCCGTACGTCGTGCGGGAGACGCTGGGGCTCATCGACCCGGTGGAGCACTTCCGCCGGAATAGCTTCGAGAAGCCCCTGTTCTTCCCTCACCGCCGATGA
- the bshA gene encoding N-acetyl-alpha-D-glucosaminyl L-malate synthase BshA: MSPPLRIAITCFSTFGGSGMVATGIGLAMAERGHQVHFIAREPPVRLDRLPKGVSFHEVKESDYPALQRSGTYPIALASKMIEVATQEHLDVLHVHYAVPHATAAWMAREVLGDQGPRVVTTLHGTDTTLVGVHPSYLPMTRFSILKSDAVTTPSAFLRDATWSGFGIPDSFPIEVIANFVDTEAYAPARERSQLKAFFPDLGDDEPVLVHVSNFRPVKRITDVVAVFAEVHRQLPCRLVMVGDGPEREPAERMLRELGLSHRVAFPGKQERFVRVLAASDVFLLPSEQESFGLAALEALSCGVPVVASDVGGIPEVVRHGETGLLAPLGDVRAMAGHVLGLLRDPARWRAFSLRARADVVERFRQAPAIDRYESLYRRLAGGAPRR, encoded by the coding sequence ATGAGCCCTCCCCTCCGCATCGCCATCACCTGCTTCTCGACATTCGGTGGCAGCGGCATGGTCGCCACCGGCATCGGCCTGGCCATGGCCGAGCGGGGCCACCAGGTCCACTTCATCGCGCGCGAGCCGCCGGTGCGTCTGGACCGTCTGCCCAAGGGCGTGTCGTTCCACGAGGTGAAGGAGAGCGACTACCCCGCGCTCCAGCGCTCTGGCACGTACCCGATTGCGCTGGCGTCCAAGATGATCGAGGTCGCCACCCAGGAGCACCTGGACGTGCTGCACGTGCACTACGCGGTGCCCCACGCCACGGCGGCGTGGATGGCGCGCGAGGTGCTGGGTGACCAGGGGCCGCGCGTCGTCACCACGCTGCACGGCACGGACACGACGCTCGTCGGCGTGCACCCCAGCTACCTGCCGATGACGCGCTTCTCCATCCTGAAGAGCGACGCAGTGACGACGCCGTCCGCCTTCCTGCGCGACGCGACGTGGAGCGGCTTCGGCATCCCCGACAGCTTCCCCATCGAGGTCATCGCCAACTTCGTGGACACGGAGGCATACGCCCCCGCGCGCGAGCGCTCACAGCTGAAGGCCTTCTTCCCGGACCTGGGCGACGACGAGCCCGTCCTGGTGCACGTCTCCAACTTCCGCCCCGTCAAGCGCATCACCGACGTGGTGGCCGTCTTCGCGGAGGTGCACCGCCAGCTGCCGTGCCGGCTGGTGATGGTGGGCGACGGGCCGGAGCGCGAGCCCGCGGAGCGGATGCTGCGCGAGCTGGGGCTCTCCCACCGCGTGGCCTTCCCCGGCAAGCAGGAGCGCTTCGTGCGGGTGCTCGCCGCGTCCGACGTGTTCCTGCTGCCCAGTGAGCAGGAGAGCTTCGGGCTCGCGGCGCTGGAGGCGCTCAGCTGCGGCGTGCCCGTGGTGGCCAGCGACGTGGGGGGCATCCCGGAGGTGGTGCGCCACGGCGAGACGGGCCTCCTGGCGCCGCTGGGTGACGTGCGCGCCATGGCGGGCCACGTGCTGGGCCTCCTGCGGGACCCGGCGAGGTGGCGGGCCTTCTCCCTCCGAGCGCGAGCCGACGTCGTCGAGCGCTTCAGGCAGGCGCCGGCCATCGACCGGTACGAGTCGCTCTACCGGCGACTCGCGGGCGGAGCCCCCCGACGCTGA
- a CDS encoding DUF2911 domain-containing protein, translated as MKNVALGCLFSALVALVAAPASAQLELPAASPSSKVTQEVGVTSISVDYSSPAVKGRKVWGDLVPWDKPWRSGANAATKITFSHDVTFGGKAVPAGTYSIVTLPSQKGWKVMLNKELGLFSTPAQYSPANDIVTVAGTTAAIPSRERLTYVFSNTTDDTTSLDLEWEKLRVSVPIKADTATLAKANIEKAVSQSASEHAQAARYVAESTKDYAAALKLADASVAIDSNWYNQWIRADILAKSGKYAEARKAAQISWDLGQKAPNFFYKDQVSKALADWKNK; from the coding sequence ATGAAGAACGTTGCCCTCGGTTGTCTGTTCTCGGCGCTGGTGGCCCTCGTCGCGGCCCCCGCCTCCGCTCAGCTCGAGCTGCCCGCCGCCAGCCCCTCCTCCAAGGTGACGCAGGAGGTGGGCGTCACGTCCATCTCCGTCGACTATTCCAGCCCGGCGGTGAAGGGCCGCAAGGTCTGGGGTGACCTGGTGCCCTGGGACAAGCCGTGGCGCTCGGGCGCGAACGCGGCCACCAAGATTACCTTCAGCCACGACGTCACCTTCGGCGGCAAGGCCGTGCCGGCGGGCACCTACTCCATCGTCACGCTGCCCTCGCAGAAGGGCTGGAAGGTGATGCTGAACAAGGAGCTGGGCCTGTTCTCCACGCCCGCCCAGTACTCGCCCGCCAACGACATCGTCACCGTCGCCGGCACCACGGCGGCGATTCCCAGCCGCGAGCGCCTGACGTACGTGTTCAGCAACACCACGGACGACACCACGTCGCTGGACCTGGAGTGGGAGAAGCTGCGGGTCTCCGTCCCCATCAAGGCGGACACCGCGACGCTGGCCAAGGCGAACATCGAGAAGGCGGTGTCGCAGAGCGCCAGTGAGCACGCCCAGGCGGCCCGCTACGTGGCGGAGTCCACCAAGGACTACGCGGCGGCGCTGAAGCTGGCGGACGCGTCCGTGGCCATCGACTCCAACTGGTACAACCAGTGGATTCGCGCGGACATCCTCGCCAAGAGCGGCAAGTACGCGGAGGCCCGCAAGGCCGCGCAGATTTCGTGGGACCTGGGCCAGAAGGCCCCGAACTTCTTCTACAAGGACCAGGTCTCCAAGGCCCTGGCGGACTGGAAGAACAAGTAG